One window of the Colletotrichum destructivum chromosome 6, complete sequence genome contains the following:
- a CDS encoding Putative PAS domain, Zinc finger, GATA-type, Zinc finger, NHR/GATA-type, PAS domain superfamily gives MEAFYSQLTPQELQRQLSQQSQQQRQQRQQQGTGHPGGQAYQQMNQAHGMSMMGTTGDSRGTGDSLDDIIRDNHHELQRRRSINQPYMPSGQNAQNAGPARRLSMMEFGADDNQMLHYPFQNPAMNGEFTNMAGRMDNGMNGGVDNTMSNSMGAMGNGGPGNISIPATMDAYSAHDGLQMSPTNAFTTFSPDMMSSMMPPNYPNMSVHSMPTTTSMNMYGQTSMTNAFPSPLNTNSNDLTMDLGADETTSATVSQSALDTPPLDMNNGDSDSVNMGQHYQPSGDPSSRANSQSVSFRPNPSGPSQATPSSLSREMSSNSGQASSQSSNNRSSSMPTSQVAAAPLTDDTSPAAGPETPRAESKEKNVYSKSGFDMLRALWYVATRKDPEIHLGAVDMSCAFVVCDVSLNDCPIIYVSDNFQNLTGYSRHEIVGQNCRFLQAPDGKVEAGSKREFVDDASVYNLKKKIAEGREVQQSLINYRKGGKPFLNLLTMIPIPWDDPNEVRFFVGFQIDLVECPDAIAQGQEAGGVKVNYKHSDIGQYIWTPPTVNAVEPENGQTLGVDDVSTLLQQFNPKGVVSDWHKQSWDKMLLENTDDVVHVLSLKGLFLYLSPSCKRVLEYDATELVGNSLSTVCHPSDIVPVTRELKDATAGNSVNIVFRIRRKQSGYTWFESHGSLFFEHGKGRKCIILVGRKRPVFALSRRDLEAHGGIGDSELWTKISVSGMFLFVSSNIRSLLDLQPDTLIGTSMQELMRRESRAEFGRAIEKARRGKMVTCKHEVHNRRGQVLQAQTILYPGDAADGQKPTFLLAQTKLLKASSRAIAPAATPPGSVKSTSQAIPNTQPTQNTDLTKTGPMSVPGGKGIPGSQEAALASDDNIFDELRTTKCSSWQFELRQMEKVNRILAEELGGLLSNKKKRKRRKGVGNVVRDCANCHTRNTPEWRRGPSGQRDLCNSCGLRWAKQVGRVSPRNSSRGGGNTNIDGQSKKSNSPVHSSQLQNEVKASSSTPARPSDGSSGNATPATSVSVSKSHTNMPPPSQPLLEGGSGGGMTSIRE, from the exons ATGGAGGCCTTTTATTCCCAGCTCACTCCCCAGGAGCTACAGCGACAGTTGTCGCAACAgtcccagcagcagcgccagcagcgccAACAACAGGGTACAGGACATCCAGGCGGCCAGGCTTACCAGCAGATGAACCAAGCTCACGGAATGTCCATGATGGGTACCACCGGCGACTCTCGTGGCACCGGCGATTCCCTCGACGACATTATTCGAGACAACCATCACGAACTTCAACGCCGTCGTAGCATAAATCAGCCATACATGCCCTCGGGCCAGAACGCCCAGAACGCCGGCCCCGCCAGGAGACTGTCCATGATGGAATttggcgccgacgacaaccaGATGCTCCACTACCCTTTCCAAAATCCGGCAATGAACGGTGAGTTCACCAATATGGCTGGCCGGATGGACAACGGCATGAACGGGGGCGTGGACAACACCATGTCGAACAGCATGGGCGCCATGGGCAACGGCGGGCCTGGGAATATATCGATACCGGCCACCATGGATGCATACTCCGCTCACGACGGCCTGCAAATGTCGCCGACCAACGCCTTCACCACTTTTTCACCTGACATGATGAGCTCCATGATGCCGCCAAACTACCCCAACATGTCGGTTCATTCGATGCCTACGACAACGAGCATGAATATGTATGGCCAAACCTCAATGACCAACGCATTCCCGAGTCCTCTGAATACAAACTCCAACGACTTGACTATGGACTTGGGCGCCGATGAAACAACATCTGCAACAGTATCACAAAGCGCCCTCGACACTCCCCCACTGGACATGAACAATGGGGACAGCGACTCTGTGAACATGGGCCAACATTATCAACCATCGGGAGACCCTTCGTCCCGGGCCAACAGCCAGTCGGTCAGCTTTCGCCCGAACCCCAGCGGACCTTCTCAGGCAACGCCGTCTTCACTGTCACGTGAGATGTCGAGTAACTCGGGCCAGGCTTCATCACAATCCTCCAACAATCGGTCTTCGTCCATGCCCACAagccaggtcgccgccgcccccctgACCGACGACACCTCGCCGGCTGCGGGACCAGAGACTCCCCGCGCCGAGTCCAAGGAGAAGAACGTCTACTCCAAGAGTGGCTTTGACATGCTTCGGGCGCTATGGTACGTGGCGACGAGGAAAGATCCCGAAATCCATCTGGGTGCCGTGGACATGTCCTGCGCCTTCGTCGTTTGCGACGTCTCATTGAACGACTGTCCCATCATTTATGTCTCCGACAACTTCCAGAATTTGACGGGATACAGCCGTCATGAGATTGTCGGGCAAAACTGTCGCTTCCTTCAGGCCCCCGATGGCAAGGTGGAGGCCGGCTCCAAGCGCGAATTTGTCGACGACGCGTCCGTCTACAACCTGAAGAAGAAAATTGCCGAGGGTCGCGAGGTCCAGCAGAGCTTGATCAACTACCGCAAGGGCGGAAAACCTTTTCTCAACCTTTTGACTATGATTCCCATTCCCTGGGACGACCCAAACGAAGTTCGTTTCTTCGTTGGATTCCAGATCGATCTTGTGGAGTGCCCGGACGCTATCGCTCAAGGTCAGGAGGCTGGCGGCGTCAAAGTCAACTACAAGCACAGCGATATTGGCCAGTATATCTGGACGCCTCCGACGGTGAACGCAGTCGAGCCCGAGAATGGGCAaaccctcggcgtcgacgatgtgTCCACACTGCTGCAACAGTTCAACCCAAAGGGCGTGGTGTCTGATTGGCACAAACAGTCGTGGGACAAGATGCTGCTCGAGAACACTGATGACGTGGTGCACGTCCTGTCACTCAAAGGGCTCTTTTTGTATCTTTCCCCGTCTTGCAAGAGGGTCCTGGAATACGACGCCACCGAGTTGGTCGGCAACTCCCTCTCAACCGTTTGCCATCCCTCTGACATTGTTCCCGTTACTCGAGAGCTCAAGGACGCCACCGCTGGCAATTCCGTCAACATTGTTTTCCGCATCAGACGCAAACAGAGTGGTTACACGTGGTTCGAAAGCCATGGCTCGTTGTTCTTTGAACACGGCAAGGGCCGGAAGTGCATTATTCTGgtgggaagaaaaaggcctGTCTTTGCACTGAGCCGGCGAGACTTGGAAGCACACGGAGGCATCGGCGACAGCGAGTTGTGGACAAAGATCTCGGTCTCGGGAATGTTCCTGTTCGTCTCGTCCAATATTCGATCTCTGCTCGATCTGCAGCCAGATACCCTCATCGGCACCAGCATGCAGGAGCTGATGCGCAGAGAGAGTCGTGCCGAGTTTGGCCGAGCGATCGAGAAGGCTAGGCGGGGTAAAATGGTTACCTGCAAGCACGAGGTTCACAACAGAAGAGGACAAGTCCTTCAAGCACAAACAATACTGTATCCCGGAGACGCCGCAGACGGCCAGAAACCGACGTTTTTGCTCGCACAGACCAAGCTCCTCAAGGCTTCATCGAGGGCCATCGCACCAGCAGCTACACCGCCTGGCAGCGTTAAATCCACCTCTCAAGCCATCCCAAACACCCAGCCCACCCAGAACACTGACTTGACCAAGACGGGCCCGATGTCAGTACCAGGCGGCAAGGGGATACCGGGCTCGCAGGAGGCAGCCCTGGCCTCAGACGATAACATCTTTGACGAGCTTCGGACGACCAAGTGCTCCAGTTGGCAGTTCGAACTGCGTCAGATGGAAAAGGTTAACAGGATTCTGGCCGAAGAACTGGGTGGTTTACTATCAaacaagaaaaagagaaagcgGAGAAAGGGAGTTGGCAACGTTGTCCGTGACTGTGCCAACTGCCATACGCGCAACACACCCGAATGGCGCAGAGGGCCGAGCGGTCAAAGAGACCTGTGCAACAGCTGCGGCCTACGCTGGGCGAAGCAG GTTGGTCGGGTTTCGCCGCGTAATTCATCCCGAGGGGGTGGAAACACCAACATCGACGGACAAAGCAAAAAATCGAACTCACCAGTACACTCGTCTCAGCTTCAGAACGAAGTTAAGGCGAGCAGTAGTACGCCGGCTCGACCCAGCGACGGGTCGTCTGGCAACGCAACGCCCGCAACTTCGGTTTCCGTCTCCAAAAGCCACACTAACATGCCCCCTCCCAGCCAGCCTCTCCTCGAaggtggcagcggcggtggcatgACGTCCATACGAGAATAA
- a CDS encoding Putative BAH domain, bromodomain, Bromodomain-like superfamily protein, with product MATRSDAHEVRESIEAKVSNDVEMVDAPDANAADVNQTEATVTAKTGDPERMDVDVDADADADGEADADADAEADADADADADADADADADADGEPDDDAASPAESEPGDLLDVIHILNTTLSNYKDEDGEWWAASFQRIPNKRQLPDYFEIIENPVAFSTIRHKVQKKQYTQFSEFVRDVAQICHNAQVYNRPSSAIFKSATIIRDLLKQELQKLIRKGIIKPEEAELPDLGELPPAEDSSPEAESEEEEEEEEEEEEEEEEEEDDDSEDDGKRRRSKRGGRTSLTKRQLEEAKEEDEHKKRGRPPKVLTPLEARIHNVIKGLRKVQSDDGGLLIGPFEKLPDKTVNPDYYQVITNPIALDNIKRKAKRKKYATVDDLVKDMDLMFNNAKEYNEEGSDIYEAAVELQKQAHELASQEKARADDEFRDEDGKLPLSEMQHNGQTWRVGDWVHIRNVNDMAKPIVAQIFRTWQDRGGQRWINACWYYRPEQTVHRYEKHFFENEVAKTGQYRDHQIEEVLDRCFVMFVTRFNKGRPRGLPADKEVYVCESRYNEATCRFNKIKTWTSCVPDEVRERDYEMELFEQPRRLKKVPSPIKHLLQADAKETDELPKPTWGAANAPPIIGAVHRRPREANESPPPEPTPSPPPPLAQEAARRPSVLQAMRQTPSDISMGNPPLTPYGHGMGAAPSPSPAMYAQQQYTPQHASASPVVVPHQTPVPLPQLPPHQVSHSPQPIRPMFQQHQQQQGFAPSPFQQHPHPQHPQHPQHPQHHPHPQQQQQQHLHHVQHQQQQQHHHHQSPPLPTPPPPQYQQHHQQLQHHQHQHHQHQSQSQHQHHHQAQAPVPQHQHHQPHHQMHPQMMPANPLGPTYNHHSMQPHAPAARTPMASTPNAVQPHNAYNLPRPPEVFTLPDAINDQIPEEVRSRYNRDEHGRIFFFTTPPVARPKHGLAPENANSGHSLAYLAKSNPEWLSDRTTRAKAFSVAKQKELKTKMAIDDITQGKTLEELHEWASDSWALYWKSHAQETSRMREEGDLGEHERLMAEQRRSRVKSRRARDEETERAEATKKANYLDDIYHAHSSLRSSKPRAA from the exons ATGGCGACGCGCAGCGACGCGCACGAAGTGCGCGAGTCCATCGAGGCCAAAGTCAGCAACGATGTCGAGATGGTTGACGCCCCGGatgccaacgccgccgacgtgaACCAAACCGAGGCCACGGTCACCGCGAAGACAGGCGATCCAGAGAGAATGGACGTCGATGTTGACGCCGATGCTGATGCCGACGGTGAAGCGGatgcagacgcagacgcTGAGGCGGATGctgatgccgacgccgacgccgatgccgatgccgatgcagATGCCGATGCTGATGGAGAACCCGATGACGACGCTGCATCACCTGCAGAATCCGAGCCTGGTGACCTACTGGATGTCATCCATAtcctcaacaccaccctGAGCAACTACAAGGACGAAGA CGGAGAATGGTGGGCGGCTAGTTTCCAGCGCATCCCGAACAAGCGCCAGTTGCCGGACTACTTCGAGATCATCGAGAACCCCGTCGCCTTCAGCACAATTCGC CACAAGGTTCAGAAGAAGCAATACACACAGTTCTCCGAGTTCGTTCGCGACGTTGCCCAGATCTGCCACAACGCGCAGGTGTACAACCGCCCTTCTTCCGCCATCTTCAAAAGCGCCACCATCATCCGAGATCTGCTCAAGCAAGAGCTTCAGAAACTTATCAGGAAGGGCATCATCAAAccggaggaggccgagcttCCGGATCTAGGCGAGCTCCCACCCGCGGAAGACTCATCCCCAGAAGCCGAGtctgaagaggaagaagaggaggaagaagaagaggaggaggaggaggaagaggaagaagatgacgactCTGAAGATGATGGAAAGCGACGTCGCAGCAAGAGGGGTGGTCGGACCTCGCTCACCAAGCGCCAGCTTGAAGaagccaaggaggaggacgagcaTAAGAAGCGAGGTCGTCCCCCAAAGGTCTTGACCCCCCTCGAAGCTCGTATTCACAACGTCATCAAAGGCTTGCGTAAGGTCCAGTCGGACGACGGTGGCCTGCTCATTGGTCCCTTTGAGAAGTTGCCCGACAAGACGGTGAATCCGGACTACTACCAAGTCATCACCAACCCGATTGCGctcgacaacatcaagaGGAAGgccaagaggaagaagtaTGCGACTGTGGACGATCTCGTCAAGGACATGGACCTCATGTTCAACAACGCCAAAGAGTATAACGAAGAAGGCAGTGACATTTACGAGGCTGCCGTCGAATTACAAAAGCAAGCGCATGAGCTGGCGAGCCAGGAGAAGGCAAGAGCTGACGACGAGTTCCGTGATGAGGATGGGAAGCTGCCCTTGTCGGAGATGCAGCATAACGGCCAGACATGGCGAGTGG GCGACTGGGTGCATATCCGCAACGTCAACGACATGGCCAAACCCATCGTGGCGCAGATCTTCCGTACCTGGCAGGACCGTGGTGGCCAGCGGTGGATCAACGCCTGCTGGTACTATCGTCCAGAGCAGACCGTCCACAGATACGAGAAGCACTTCTTCGAGAACGAGGTGGCCAAGACGGGACAGTACCGCGACCACCAGATCGAGGAGGTGCTTGATCGATGCTTCGTCATGTTCGTGACGCGGTTCAACAAGGGCCGGCCGCGCGGGCTCCCGGCGGACAAGGAGGTGTACGTGTGCGAGTCTCGGTACAACGAAGCGACGTGCCGGTTCAACAAGATCAAGACGTGGACCAGCTGCGTGCCGGACGAGGTACGCGAGAGAGATTACGAGATGGAGCTGTTTGAGCAGCCGCGACGGCTCAAGAAGGTGCCCAGCCCGATCAAGCATCTGCTGCAGGCAGACGcgaaggagacggacgagctgCCTAAGCCGACCTGGGGCGCCGCAAACGCACCACCTATCATCGGTGCCGtgcatcggcggcctcgggaAGCAAAC GAATCGCCCCCTCCCGAACCAAcaccgtcgccaccgccgcctctgGCCCAGGAAGCGGCACGACGTCCTTCGGTCCTCCAGGCGATGCGCCAGACGCCCAGCGACATATCGATGGGAAATCCTCCTCTCACGCCGTACGGGCACGGAATGGGAGCCGCGCCATCTCCGTCGCCCGCCATGTAcgcgcagcagcagtacACACCCCAGCATGCGTCGGCATCACCGGTCGTGGTGCCTCACCAGACGCCGGTGCCTCTACCCCAACTTCCTCCTCACCAAGTGTCTCATTCTCCGCAGCCCATCCGTCCCATGTtccagcagcaccagcagcagcagggaTTCGCGCCTAGCCCGTTCCAACAACACCCGCACCCGCAGCATCCACAGCATCCACAGCACCCACAGCACCACCCCCacccgcagcagcagcagcagcagcacttGCACCACGTTCagcatcaacagcagcagcagcaccaccaccaccagtcGCCCCCtctgccgacgccgcccccgccccagtatcagcagcaccaccagcagctacagcaccaccaacaccagcaccaccaacaccagtcccagtcccagcaccaacaccaccatcagGCCCAAGCGCCCGTCCcacagcaccaacaccaccaaccacACCACCAGATGCATCCACAAATGATGCCAGCAAACCCTTTGGGCCCGACCTACAATCACCATTCAATGCAGCCTCACGCGCCTGCAGCGCGCACACCCATGGCTTCGACACCCAACGCCGTGCAGCCGCACAATGCCTACAACCTGCCGCGGCCTCCTGAGGTGTTTACGCTGCccgacgccatcaacgaccAGATCCCCGAGGAGGTGCGCAGCCGCTACAACAGGGACGAGCACGGCAGAATCTTTTTCTTCACCACACCGCCCGTCGCCCGCCCGAAACACGGCCTCGCGCCAGAGAACGCCAACTCGGGCCACAGCCTCGCATACCTCGCAAAGAGCAACCCGGAATGGCTGTCGGACCGCACCACCCGCGCCAAAGCCTTTTCTGTCGCCAAGCAGAAGGAGCTCAAGACCAAGatggccatcgacgacatcaccCAGGGCAAGACTCTTGAGGAGTTGCACGAGTGGGCCAGCGATTCCTGGGCTCTGTACTGGAAGAGCCATGCGCAGGAGACCAGCCGCAtgcgcgaggagggcgacctGGGCGAGCACGAGCGACTAATGGCCGAGCAGCGCCGCAGCCGAGTCAAGTCCAGAAGGGCGCGCGATGAGGAGACAGAGAGGGCCGAAGCGACCAAGAAGGCCAACTACCTTGACGACATTTACCATGCCCACTCGAGTCTGCGGTCGTCCAAGCCGCGTGCTGCGTGA
- a CDS encoding Putative OTU domain, papain-like cysteine peptidase superfamily, with the protein MRARYKGPGGTGVVSLEDTATVGDLFNEIKDKTGIADFNLKYGWPLQTLTLGQKDVNAKDLGLNGQSFSIEPAQPRAITPPPATLPVASRGVEAGGPAVKKARLDSDADATPSDISIPWPERESTLLLRVMPDDNSCLFTAFGGAIPGKQLEAKELRKMVADYIRQHPDDYPEAVLDMPVEKYIRTIQDPERWGGAIELGIFSDLFDLEIVAFDVKSQSPLRFGENKDSRCILVYSGIHYDRIACSPSEPPYTHSDLPPELDRTNWSTSDDEILDKTRALIRKLHEMHYFTDTTEFLLRCTVPGCDWLGSGQNEANKHAKASGHSGFSEIKDEPSGHGAAGAAAGFGDSALRKCNAPGCEWLGTGLTEASIHTGETGHTSMAEIPDF; encoded by the exons ATGAGGGCTAGATACAAGGGTCCGGGAGGCACCGGCGTCGTCTCCCTTGAGGATACCGCCACCGTTGGTGATCTTTTCAACGAAATCAAAGACAAGACGGGAATCGCAGACTTTAACCTCAAATACGGATGGCCTCTCCAAACCCTGACCCTCGGGCAGAAGGACGTCAATGCCAAGGACTTAGGTTTAAATGGACAGTCTTTCAGCATTGAGCCCGCCCAGCCCCGAGCCATCACCCCTCCGCCCGCCACTCTTCCCGTCGCCTCGCGAGGTGTGGAAGCTGGCGGTCCAGCAGTTAAGAAGGCCCGCCTCGACTCAGATGCCGATGCGACCCCATCCGACATCAGCATCCCCTGGCCGGAGCGCGAGTCGACTTTGC TCCTTCGGGTCATGCCGGACGATAACAGCTGTCTCTTCACCgccttcggcggcgccataCCTGGCAAGCAGCTAGAAGCCAAAGAGCTCCGCAAGATGGTCGCAGACTACATCCGCCAGCACCCAGACGACTACcccgaggccgtcctcgacatgCCAGTGGAGAAGTACATCCGCACGATCCAGGACCCCGAGCGCtggggcggcgccatcgagctgggcatcTTCTCGGACCTTTTCGACCTCGAGATAGTCGCTTTTGACGTCAAGTCTCAGAGCCCGCTCCGCTTCGGCGAGAACAAAGATTCGCGCTGCATACTCGTCTATTCGGGTATCCATTACGACCGCATCGCCTGTAGCCCGTCGGAGCCGCCTTACACTCACTCCGACCTGCCCCCTGAGCTCGACCGCACCAACTGGAGCACCTCAGACGACGAGATCCTCGATAAGACGCGCGCCCTCATCCGCAAGCTGCACGAGATGCACTATTTCACCGACACCACCGAGTTTCTGCTGCGTTGCACCGTCCCGGGCTGCGATTGGCTTGGCAGCGGTCAGAATGAGGCCAACAAGCACGCCAAAGCGAGTGGTCACTCTGGTTTCAGTGAGATCAAAGATGAGCCTTCTGGTCATGGTGCTGCCGGTGCCGcggccggcttcggcgacaGCGCTCTTCGCAAGTGCAACGCTCCTGGTTGCGAGTGGTTAGGTACTGGTCTCACCGAGGCCAGCATTCACACTGGCGAGACGGGACACACTTCGATGGCTGAGATTCCCGACTTTTGA
- a CDS encoding Putative acetamidase/Formamidase, which translates to MGKTGIRAANKVSLDKPASEQPGLHNRWHPDIPFAGTIKNGETVKIECVDWTGGQIGNNDSADDVLNVDLTKIHYLSGPFEVEDAQPGDLLLVEIMDVQPFEDQPWGFTGVFDKNNGGGFLDEIYPTPAKAIWDFEGIYCTSRHIPHVKFAGLIHPGILGCAPSAEVLDTWNTREGELIAANKLERDVAKPPEPVNVHAGGADEALTERVGKHGARTIPGRPEHGGNCDIKNLSRGSKVYLPVHVAGAKFSVGDLHFSQGDGEISFCGAIEMAGVITINFKVIKNGVADLGLKSPIYIPGPVEPQFGPGRHIYFEGFSVDEHGKQHYLDVTVAYRQTCLRVIEYLRRFGYSDYQTYLLMSCAPIQGHIAGIVDIPNACTTIGLPMDIFDFDISPALGKVEKRDMGRCAFVTGVTEGKIEKGGENSEHSFGGGLTYRNSS; encoded by the exons ATGGGAAAAACTGGTATCCGTGCCGCGAACAAGGTCAGCTTGGACAAGCCGGCTTCTGAGCAGCCTGGCCTGCAT AACAGATGGCATCCCGATA TCCCCTTCGCCGGCACCATCAAAAATGGCGAGACGGTCAAGATCGAATGCGTAGATTG GACCGGCGGCCAAATCGGCAACAATGACTCGGCAGACGACGTGCTCAACGTCGACCTGACCAAGATTCACTACCTCAGCGGGCCtttcgaggtcgaggacgcccaGCCGGGTGACCTGCTGCTCGTCGAGATCATGGATGTCCAGCCGTTCGAGGACCAGCCGTGGGGGTTCACGGGCGTGTTTGACAAGAACAACGGTGGCGGCTTCTTGGATGAGATCTATCCTACCCC TGCCAAGGCCATCTGGGATTTTGAGGGCATCTACTGCACCTCGCGACACATCCCCCACGTCAAGTTCGCGGGGCTCATCCACCCGGGCATTCTAGGCTGCGCACCCTCAGCCGAGGTGCTCGACACGTGGAACACGCGTGAGGGGgagctcatcgccgccaacaagCTCGAGCGTGATGTCGCGAAGCCCCCCGAGCCCGTCAACGtccacgccggcggcgccgacgaagcaCTCACTGAGAGGGTCGGCAAACACGGTGCCCGGACGATTCCCGGACGGCCTGAGCACGGCGGGAACTGCGA TATCAAGAACTTGAGCAGGGGCAGTAAGGTCTACCTACCTGTCCATGTTGCCGGCGCCAAGTTCAGCGTTGGCGACCTACACTTCTCCC AGGGCGACGGAGAAATCTCCTTctgcggcgccatcgagatGGCGGGcgtcatcaccatcaacTTCAAGGTCATTAAgaacggcgtcgccgacctgGGTCTCAAATCACCCATCTACATCCCCGGCCCCGTCGAGCCGCAGTTCGGCCCCGGGCGGCACATCTACTTCGAAGGATTCTCTGTTGACGAGCACGGGAAGCAGCACTACCTTGACGTCACTGTCGCCTACAGGCAGACGTGTCTTC GCGTCATCGAATACCTTCGCCGCTTCGGCTACAGCGATTACCAGACCTACCTCCTCATGTCGTGTGCGCCGATCCAGGGGCacatcgccggcatcgtcgacatACCCAACGCGTGTACAACCATCGGCCTCCCAATGGACATTTTCGACTTCGACATCTCGCCCGCGCTtggcaaggtcgagaagcgcGACATGGGCAGATGTGCTTTCGTGACGGGCGTCACCGAGGGCAAGATCGAGAAAGGCGGGGAGAACAGCGAGCATAGCTTCGGTGGCGGGCTGACGTATAGAAACAGCTCGTAG